In a genomic window of Pseudomonas mohnii:
- a CDS encoding acyl-CoA dehydrogenase family protein, whose protein sequence is MTEHQVINPLSTGTDYQTLAAKYRPIFQRIADGALEREQSRTLPYEPIQWLKDAGFGAVRVPIEYGGGGASVPQLFELLIELAEADSNVPQALRGHFAFVEDRLNAPYGPSRDIWFKRFVEGDIVGCAWTEIGAVEVGDVVTKVTPHGDQWRLNGEKFYSTGSLFSDWIDVYAQRSDTGGDVIAAVRTRQPGIVQSDDWDGFGQRTTGSGTSRFVDAEVDAENIIDFATRFKYQTAFYQLVLLATLAGIGRAALRDVSRHVRERQRIYSHGNAQRVSDDPQVQQVVGNIAAWVYAAEASALRAAQPAQEAYLARFAGDDLRETAANVAAEIESAKAQVVVTELIQRATTELFNALGASDIRQGKSLDRHWRNARTVSSHNPLIYKARIVGDWTINGTEPPFVWQIGNGPQLK, encoded by the coding sequence ATGACCGAACACCAGGTAATCAACCCGCTGTCCACCGGCACCGACTATCAAACCCTCGCCGCGAAGTACCGACCGATTTTCCAGCGCATTGCCGACGGCGCCCTCGAACGCGAACAGTCGCGCACCCTGCCCTATGAGCCCATCCAATGGCTCAAGGACGCCGGATTCGGCGCAGTGCGGGTGCCGATTGAATACGGCGGCGGTGGCGCTTCGGTGCCGCAGTTGTTTGAGCTGCTGATCGAACTGGCCGAAGCCGACTCCAACGTTCCCCAGGCACTGCGCGGCCACTTCGCCTTTGTCGAGGATCGCCTCAACGCCCCCTACGGCCCGTCGCGGGATATCTGGTTCAAACGCTTCGTCGAGGGAGACATCGTCGGTTGCGCCTGGACTGAAATCGGTGCCGTCGAGGTTGGCGATGTCGTGACCAAAGTCACGCCCCATGGCGATCAATGGCGGCTCAACGGTGAGAAGTTCTACAGCACCGGCAGCCTGTTCTCCGACTGGATTGACGTCTACGCCCAGCGCAGCGACACCGGTGGCGACGTGATTGCCGCCGTGCGCACGCGCCAGCCGGGCATCGTGCAGAGCGACGACTGGGACGGCTTCGGCCAACGCACCACGGGCAGCGGAACATCGCGCTTTGTCGATGCCGAGGTGGACGCCGAGAACATCATCGATTTCGCGACCCGCTTCAAATACCAGACTGCGTTCTATCAGCTCGTACTCCTGGCCACCCTGGCAGGCATCGGCCGTGCGGCATTGCGTGATGTTTCGCGTCATGTGCGCGAACGCCAGCGCATCTACAGCCATGGCAACGCACAGCGTGTCAGCGATGACCCGCAGGTCCAGCAAGTGGTCGGCAATATTGCCGCGTGGGTGTATGCCGCCGAAGCCAGCGCCTTGAGAGCCGCGCAACCCGCGCAGGAGGCCTACCTGGCACGTTTCGCCGGTGACGACTTACGGGAAACGGCGGCGAATGTGGCCGCGGAAATCGAATCGGCTAAGGCGCAAGTGGTGGTCACGGAGCTGATCCAACGGGCGACCACCGAGCTTTTCAATGCGTTGGGGGCTTCGGATATTCGCCAGGGCAAATCGCTCGACCGGCATTGGCGCAATGCGCGGACCGTGTCGTCGCATAATCCACTGATCTACAAGGCACGGATTGTCGGGGACTGGACGATCAACGGAACCGAGCCACCGTTCGTGTGGCAGATCGGTAATGGGCCGCAGCTTAAATGA
- a CDS encoding TSUP family transporter: protein MPFELSVDLTTLAILALVAFVAGFIDAIAGGGGLLTTPALLTAGLPPHLVLGTNKLSSTFGSATASFTFYRRKLFHPRQWTHAIVGTLVGALSGAVVAHYLPAEWLNKMLPVIVFACGVYLLFGGTPKAPLDSDAPIKKTWQSTQGFSLGFYDGVAGPGTGAFWTVSSLLLYPIDLVKASGVARSMNFVSNAAALSIFIFSGQVDWVIGLSMGSSLMVGAFFGARTAISGGAKFIRPVFITVVLGLTVRLAWQHWFSVA from the coding sequence ATGCCTTTCGAACTCAGCGTTGACCTCACCACCCTGGCCATTCTCGCCCTTGTCGCCTTTGTCGCCGGCTTCATCGACGCCATTGCCGGCGGTGGTGGCCTGTTGACCACCCCGGCCTTGCTGACCGCAGGCCTGCCACCGCACCTGGTCCTGGGCACCAACAAGCTCAGCTCGACCTTCGGCTCCGCCACCGCCAGCTTTACCTTCTACCGCCGCAAGCTGTTCCATCCCAGGCAGTGGACTCACGCCATCGTCGGCACGCTGGTCGGCGCCCTGAGCGGTGCCGTGGTCGCCCACTACCTGCCGGCCGAATGGCTGAACAAGATGCTTCCGGTGATCGTCTTTGCCTGCGGTGTCTATCTGTTGTTTGGCGGAACGCCGAAAGCCCCGCTGGACAGCGACGCGCCGATCAAGAAAACCTGGCAATCGACCCAAGGCTTCAGCCTCGGCTTCTATGATGGTGTGGCCGGTCCCGGCACCGGGGCGTTCTGGACCGTCAGCAGCCTGCTGCTCTACCCCATCGACTTGGTGAAAGCCAGCGGCGTGGCGCGCAGCATGAACTTCGTCAGCAACGCGGCGGCGCTGTCGATCTTCATTTTTTCCGGTCAGGTGGACTGGGTCATCGGCTTGAGCATGGGCTCGTCATTGATGGTCGGCGCCTTCTTCGGCGCTCGCACCGCCATCAGTGGCGGCGCGAAGTTCATTCGTCCGGTGTTCATCACCGTGGTGTTGGGCCTGACCGTGCGCCTAGCCTGGCAACACTGGTTCAGCGTGGCCTAA
- the nudC gene encoding NAD(+) diphosphatase, with protein sequence MTSRWTTAVLDTDQPGGWAVARSPEGFLFDDNGALFPREWLKRQDLAILAEHGIGHLDGEPVYLLELRSHSEVPGCQWKGLRAFMLEGDHTVYKVLAYAAQIGTWAREHRYCGNCGQAMSQVPRERAMYCQPCDLRSYPRISPSMIVLVTRGDEILLARSPRFVSGVYSTLAGFAEPGESAEDCLIREVREEVRIEVRNIQYMGSQCWPFPHSMMLGFHAEYAGGEIVCQEDEIEDAQWFNVHELPPLPASRSIARYLIDVYVARRLGHAEPVLPG encoded by the coding sequence ATGACTTCACGCTGGACCACTGCAGTACTGGACACCGATCAACCCGGCGGCTGGGCCGTGGCGCGCAGCCCTGAAGGCTTTCTGTTCGATGACAATGGCGCGCTGTTCCCCCGTGAGTGGCTCAAGCGCCAGGACCTGGCGATTCTTGCCGAGCATGGCATCGGTCATCTCGATGGCGAGCCGGTGTATCTGCTGGAATTGCGCAGCCACAGCGAAGTCCCGGGCTGTCAGTGGAAAGGCTTGCGGGCGTTCATGCTCGAAGGCGATCACACGGTGTACAAGGTGCTCGCGTACGCCGCGCAGATCGGCACCTGGGCCCGTGAGCACCGCTATTGCGGTAACTGCGGGCAAGCCATGAGCCAGGTGCCGCGCGAGCGGGCGATGTATTGCCAGCCGTGCGACCTGCGCAGCTATCCCCGGATCTCGCCGAGCATGATCGTGCTGGTGACCCGTGGCGACGAAATCCTGCTGGCGCGTTCACCACGGTTTGTCAGCGGCGTCTACAGCACGCTGGCGGGCTTTGCCGAACCGGGTGAGTCAGCCGAGGATTGCCTCATTCGCGAGGTTCGCGAAGAGGTGCGGATCGAGGTCAGGAACATCCAGTACATGGGCAGCCAGTGCTGGCCGTTCCCGCACTCGATGATGCTCGGCTTCCATGCTGAATACGCGGGCGGCGAGATCGTCTGCCAGGAAGACGAGATTGAAGACGCCCAGTGGTTCAACGTGCACGAGCTGCCGCCGTTGCCGGCGTCACGCTCGATTGCCCGTTACCTGATCGACGTCTATGTGGCGCGGCGGTTAGGCCACGCTGAACCAGTGTTGCCAGGCTAG
- a CDS encoding crotonase/enoyl-CoA hydratase family protein, protein MSQYTAFNVELVDKIAHVQINRPEKINSMNAAFWSEIVEIFQWIDDTDEVRVVVLSGAGKHFSSGIDLMMLAGVANELGKDVGRNARLLRRKILNLQASFNAVDNCRKPVLAAIQGYCLGGAIDLIAACDMRYAAEDAQFSIKEIDIGMAADVGTLQRLPRIIGDGMLRELAYTGRTFGAEEARGMGLVNRVYSDNASLLDGVMGIAREIASKSPIAVTGTKEMISYMRDHRIDDGLEYVATWNAAMLQSTDLRVAMAAHLSKQKPEFLD, encoded by the coding sequence ATGTCCCAATACACAGCATTCAACGTCGAACTGGTCGATAAAATCGCCCATGTGCAGATCAACCGCCCGGAAAAGATCAACTCGATGAATGCTGCGTTCTGGAGCGAAATCGTCGAGATCTTCCAGTGGATCGACGACACCGACGAGGTGCGAGTGGTGGTCCTCAGTGGCGCCGGCAAGCATTTTTCCTCGGGCATCGACCTGATGATGCTGGCGGGCGTAGCCAATGAACTGGGCAAGGATGTCGGCCGCAACGCGCGCCTGTTGCGGCGCAAGATTCTCAATCTGCAAGCGTCGTTCAATGCCGTCGACAACTGCCGCAAACCGGTACTGGCCGCCATTCAAGGCTACTGCCTGGGCGGTGCCATTGACCTGATCGCTGCTTGCGACATGCGCTACGCCGCCGAAGATGCCCAGTTCTCGATCAAGGAAATCGACATCGGCATGGCCGCTGACGTCGGCACGCTGCAACGCTTGCCGCGGATCATCGGTGACGGCATGCTGCGCGAACTGGCTTACACTGGTCGCACCTTTGGTGCCGAAGAGGCGCGGGGCATGGGCCTGGTCAATCGTGTTTACAGCGACAACGCCAGCCTGCTTGATGGCGTGATGGGCATTGCCCGCGAGATTGCCAGCAAGTCGCCGATTGCCGTTACCGGCACCAAGGAAATGATCAGCTACATGCGCGATCACCGCATCGATGATGGCCTGGAATACGTCGCCACCTGGAACGCCGCCATGTTGCAATCCACTGACTTGCGCGTGGCCATGGCCGCCCATTTGAGCAAACAGAAACCCGAATTTCTGGATTGA
- a CDS encoding tetratricopeptide repeat protein, with the protein MNSRFSVFIAPLLIATALTSSLALAHGDDDSPAKPECPRGQVLDKKTQKCVLQTSKALSDADRTDYAYQLAKDNRYEEALALLDTLKDPNTAKALNYRGYATRKLGRTDEGIGYYLQSVKLDPQYAKVREYLGEAYVVKGRLDLAQEQLQQIKSICGNSACEEYRDLAEAINDSSKT; encoded by the coding sequence ATGAATAGCCGTTTTTCAGTGTTCATCGCACCGCTGTTGATTGCCACCGCGCTCACCAGTTCCCTGGCGCTGGCCCACGGCGATGACGACTCCCCCGCCAAGCCCGAATGCCCTCGAGGCCAGGTTTTAGATAAAAAAACGCAAAAATGCGTCCTGCAAACCAGTAAAGCGCTGTCTGACGCCGACCGCACCGATTACGCTTACCAATTGGCCAAGGACAATCGCTACGAAGAAGCGCTGGCATTGCTGGATACGCTCAAAGACCCCAACACCGCCAAGGCGTTAAACTATCGCGGCTACGCCACGCGTAAACTGGGGCGCACCGACGAAGGCATCGGTTACTACCTGCAATCGGTCAAACTCGACCCGCAGTACGCGAAGGTCCGCGAGTACCTCGGCGAAGCCTATGTGGTCAAAGGCCGGCTGGACCTGGCCCAGGAACAGTTGCAACAGATCAAATCGATTTGCGGCAACAGCGCCTGCGAGGAATACCGGGACCTGGCCGAAGCCATCAACGATTCATCGAAAACCTGA
- a CDS encoding RNA polymerase sigma factor, with protein sequence MARLWRYGLLLSRQRHVAEDLVQATCVRALERAGQYEPGTRMDRWLMSILHSIWINEVRARRVRQGQGTVDTDTALSFDGEHVAQTHVLASQVIRRVDALPEAQRETVFLAYVEGLSYREVAEVLQVPIGTVMSRLAAARVKLAEYPPLQSVPNPSSGERR encoded by the coding sequence CTGGCGCGATTGTGGCGCTACGGCCTGCTGCTGTCCCGACAACGGCATGTCGCCGAAGACCTGGTGCAGGCCACGTGCGTGCGCGCACTGGAACGGGCCGGGCAATACGAACCGGGGACGCGGATGGACCGCTGGCTGATGAGCATCCTGCATTCGATCTGGATCAACGAAGTACGCGCGCGGCGGGTGCGTCAGGGGCAAGGGACAGTCGATACCGACACTGCCTTGTCGTTTGACGGAGAGCACGTGGCGCAGACCCATGTGCTGGCGTCGCAGGTCATTCGCCGTGTCGATGCGCTGCCCGAGGCACAACGGGAAACGGTGTTTCTGGCCTATGTCGAGGGTCTGTCCTATCGCGAGGTCGCCGAAGTGTTGCAAGTCCCCATCGGCACGGTCATGAGTCGCCTGGCAGCGGCCCGGGTGAAACTCGCCGAATACCCGCCGTTGCAATCCGTGCCGAACCCTTCCAGCGGAGAACGTCGATGA
- a CDS encoding anti-sigma factor family protein: MNAKLSDEQLVAYLDDQLDTEQRARIDAAIAEDPMIGLRLQWLDRSSLPFKEAFNQLNRQAPVDRLQAMLDTLPSPARPPLSRRWFLAAAAGLLAGGVLADRLFLGWQESQQTSNWRGLVADYMALYVPQTLDHLPSDETTQRAQLQTLDEHLGLKLAPAQLSLPRIELKRAQILEYDDVPIAQITYLDPVHGPLALCITLSSSGSRQVARERRHGLNIVYWSDMHHAWMLIGHNPAAELEAMATTLRSRLSA; this comes from the coding sequence ATGAACGCGAAACTCTCGGATGAGCAACTGGTGGCGTACCTGGATGACCAGCTCGATACCGAACAGCGGGCACGCATCGACGCGGCCATTGCCGAAGACCCGATGATCGGCCTGCGCCTGCAATGGCTGGATCGCAGCAGCCTGCCGTTCAAGGAAGCGTTCAATCAATTGAATCGGCAGGCCCCCGTGGATCGCCTGCAAGCGATGCTCGACACCTTGCCCTCGCCGGCCCGTCCACCGCTCAGCCGTCGCTGGTTCCTGGCGGCAGCGGCCGGGCTGTTGGCCGGTGGCGTGCTGGCGGATCGCCTGTTCCTGGGCTGGCAGGAAAGTCAGCAAACCAGCAACTGGCGTGGGCTGGTGGCCGACTATATGGCGCTCTACGTGCCGCAGACCCTGGACCATCTACCCAGCGATGAAACCACTCAGCGCGCGCAGTTGCAGACCCTTGATGAACATCTGGGCCTCAAGCTCGCACCCGCGCAGTTGAGCTTGCCCAGGATTGAACTCAAGCGCGCGCAAATCCTTGAATACGATGACGTGCCGATCGCCCAGATCACCTACCTGGACCCGGTCCATGGCCCGCTTGCGCTGTGCATCACCCTTTCCAGCAGTGGCAGCCGACAGGTCGCCCGGGAACGTCGGCACGGGTTGAACATTGTCTATTGGTCGGACATGCACCACGCCTGGATGCTGATCGGGCATAACCCGGCGGCAGAACTTGAGGCGATGGCCACGACGCTACGCAGCCGATTAAGCGCCTGA
- a CDS encoding ATP-binding protein: MFRILFRLYLVTIVSFSAAIYLVPDLVIKVFQERFISYNLDYSRGLQTLMVKQFKAVPVDRWPALAAEMDEDFRPLHIVLSAIDDPGLSLDEQQRLQRGENVVRVGDWGWRTLAVAPLNERTVVQMVVPPDPLDVNLLYWSINVLIGATMLACLLLWLRPHWRDLERLKRAAERFGKGHLSERTQIAASSNIGSLANVFDTMAGDIENLLNQQRDLLNAVSHELRTPLTRLDFGLALALSDDLPATSRERLQGLVDHIRELDELVLELLSYSRLQNPARVPEQVQVSLDEFIDSILGSVDEEQSPDIVIDVLLHGQLERFSLDPRLTARALQNLLRNAMRYCEKRIQIGVQVCPKGCEIWVDDDGIGIPDDQRERIFEPFYRLDRSRDRATGGFGLGLAISRRALEAQGGTLTVEASPLSGARFRLWLPTPA, encoded by the coding sequence ATGTTCAGAATCCTCTTTCGCCTTTACCTGGTGACCATTGTCTCGTTCAGCGCCGCCATTTATCTGGTGCCGGACCTGGTGATCAAGGTCTTCCAGGAGCGCTTTATCAGCTACAACCTCGATTATTCCCGAGGGCTGCAAACCCTTATGGTCAAGCAGTTCAAAGCGGTTCCGGTCGATCGGTGGCCAGCCCTGGCGGCCGAAATGGACGAGGACTTCCGACCGCTGCACATCGTACTCAGCGCGATCGACGATCCCGGTTTGTCCCTCGACGAGCAGCAACGTTTGCAGCGCGGTGAAAACGTGGTGCGTGTCGGCGACTGGGGTTGGCGCACCCTGGCGGTGGCGCCGCTGAATGAGCGCACCGTGGTGCAAATGGTGGTGCCGCCGGACCCGCTGGACGTCAACCTGCTGTACTGGAGCATCAACGTGCTGATCGGCGCGACCATGCTCGCGTGCCTGTTGCTGTGGCTGCGTCCGCACTGGCGTGACCTGGAGCGCCTGAAACGTGCGGCAGAACGCTTCGGCAAGGGCCACTTGAGCGAGCGCACGCAGATTGCGGCCAGTTCCAACATCGGCAGTCTGGCGAACGTCTTCGACACCATGGCCGGCGATATCGAAAACCTGCTGAATCAGCAGCGAGACCTGCTCAACGCGGTGTCCCACGAATTGCGCACGCCGTTGACGCGACTGGATTTCGGCCTGGCCCTGGCCCTGTCCGACGACCTGCCGGCCACCAGCCGCGAACGTCTGCAAGGGCTGGTCGACCACATCCGTGAACTCGATGAATTGGTGCTGGAACTGCTGTCCTACAGCCGCTTGCAGAATCCGGCGCGGGTGCCGGAGCAGGTCCAGGTGTCGCTGGATGAATTCATCGACAGCATTCTGGGCAGTGTCGATGAAGAGCAATCACCGGACATCGTTATCGACGTGCTGCTCCATGGGCAGCTCGAACGCTTCAGCCTCGACCCGCGCCTGACCGCCCGCGCCCTGCAAAATCTGCTGCGCAACGCCATGCGCTACTGTGAAAAACGCATTCAGATTGGCGTGCAGGTGTGTCCAAAAGGCTGTGAGATCTGGGTCGACGATGACGGCATCGGCATTCCGGATGATCAGCGTGAACGGATTTTCGAGCCGTTCTATCGGCTCGATCGCAGTCGTGATCGCGCCACGGGCGGGTTTGGCCTGGGGCTGGCGATCAGTCGTCGGGCACTGGAGGCGCAGGGCGGTACCTTGACGGTCGAAGCATCGCCGCTGAGCGGGGCGCGATTCCGCTTGTGGTTGCCGACGCCGGCGTGA
- a CDS encoding response regulator transcription factor: MPNILLVEDDTALAELIASYLERNGYSVSVISRGDHVRERARLNPPDLVILDLMLPGLDGLQVCRLLRADSASLPILMLTARDDSHDQVLGLEMGADDYVTKPCEPRVLLARVRTLLRRSSLSEPQTANDRILMGNLCIDLSERTVTWREQLVELSSGEYNLLVVLARHAGEVLSRDQILQRLRGIEFNGTDRSVDVAISKLRRKFDDHAGEARKIKTVWGKGYLFSRSEWEC; encoded by the coding sequence ATGCCCAACATCCTCCTGGTCGAAGACGACACCGCACTCGCCGAGCTGATTGCCAGCTACCTGGAACGCAACGGCTACTCCGTCAGCGTGATCAGTCGCGGTGATCATGTGCGCGAACGGGCGCGGCTCAATCCGCCGGACCTGGTGATCCTCGACCTGATGCTGCCGGGGCTCGACGGCCTGCAAGTGTGCCGACTGTTGCGCGCCGATTCGGCGAGCCTGCCGATCCTGATGCTCACCGCCCGCGACGACAGCCACGATCAGGTGCTGGGCCTGGAAATGGGCGCTGACGACTACGTCACCAAACCCTGCGAGCCTCGCGTATTGCTGGCCCGGGTACGTACCTTGCTGCGGCGCAGCAGCCTCAGCGAACCACAGACCGCCAACGACCGGATCCTGATGGGCAACCTGTGCATCGACCTGTCCGAGCGCACCGTGACCTGGCGCGAACAATTGGTCGAACTGTCCAGCGGCGAATACAACCTGCTGGTGGTGCTGGCCCGGCATGCCGGCGAAGTATTGAGCCGCGACCAGATTCTGCAACGGCTGCGCGGCATCGAGTTCAACGGCACCGACCGTTCGGTGGACGTGGCGATCTCCAAGCTGCGACGCAAGTTTGACGACCACGCTGGCGAAGCGCGCAAGATCAAGACCGTGTGGGGCAAGGGCTATCTGTTCAGCCGTTCCGAGTGGGAATGCTGA
- a CDS encoding efflux RND transporter periplasmic adaptor subunit codes for MSKHLLARLSLVTLALTLSACEKSSNAEEQAPLATVRIETIEARPLSISSELSGRIVAPRIAEVRARVAGVVLQRTFREGSDVKKGDVLFRIDPAPFKADLESAEAALRKAEANAYQARLQEQRYAQLIDDKAISGQDYDNARAAVRQTAADVAANKAAVDRASLNLGYATVTAPISGRIGRALVTEGALVGQSETTPLALIQQLNPIHADLTQSTRELNDLRRAFRTGQLKEVGQGQAKATLIQDDGSLYPLPGKLLFTDITVDPGTGQIILRSEFPNPDLDLLPGSFVRVRLEQAVNQQGISVPQRAIQRDSAGVAQVLLLDDQQRVGQQPVELGPVQNDRWVVTGGLKPGDRIVVEGLQHARPGEKVQIDDTPLPLAQVSGQ; via the coding sequence ATGTCTAAACATCTGCTTGCCCGGCTCAGTCTTGTAACGTTGGCGTTGACACTCAGCGCGTGCGAGAAGTCCTCCAACGCCGAAGAACAGGCGCCGTTGGCCACCGTTCGCATCGAAACCATCGAAGCGCGGCCGCTGTCGATCAGCAGCGAGCTGAGCGGGCGGATCGTGGCGCCACGCATCGCCGAAGTGCGAGCGCGGGTGGCCGGCGTGGTGTTGCAACGGACCTTCCGCGAAGGCAGCGACGTGAAAAAAGGCGATGTGCTGTTTCGCATCGACCCGGCCCCGTTCAAGGCCGATCTGGAAAGCGCCGAGGCGGCGTTGCGCAAGGCGGAGGCCAATGCGTATCAAGCCAGACTGCAAGAGCAGCGCTACGCCCAGTTGATCGACGACAAGGCCATCAGTGGTCAGGACTACGACAATGCGCGCGCCGCCGTTCGGCAAACGGCGGCCGATGTCGCGGCCAACAAGGCGGCGGTCGACCGGGCAAGCCTCAACCTGGGTTACGCCACCGTCACCGCGCCGATTTCCGGGCGCATCGGTCGTGCCCTGGTCACCGAAGGCGCGCTGGTGGGGCAGAGCGAAACCACGCCGCTGGCACTGATCCAGCAACTGAACCCGATCCACGCCGACCTCACCCAGTCGACCCGCGAACTCAATGACCTGCGCCGGGCATTCCGTACCGGTCAGTTGAAGGAAGTGGGTCAAGGACAGGCCAAGGCCACACTGATCCAGGACGACGGCAGCCTGTACCCGTTGCCGGGCAAGCTGCTGTTCACCGATATCACGGTCGATCCAGGCACCGGGCAGATCATCCTGCGCAGCGAATTCCCCAACCCGGACCTCGACTTGCTGCCGGGCAGTTTCGTACGGGTGCGCCTGGAACAAGCGGTCAATCAGCAAGGCATCAGCGTGCCGCAGCGGGCGATCCAGCGTGACAGCGCCGGGGTGGCGCAGGTGCTGCTGCTCGACGACCAACAGCGGGTGGGCCAGCAACCGGTCGAACTGGGCCCAGTGCAGAACGATCGCTGGGTCGTCACCGGCGGCCTAAAACCCGGCGACCGCATCGTCGTCGAAGGCCTGCAACACGCCCGCCCCGGCGAAAAAGTGCAGATCGACGACACCCCTCTTCCACTCGCCCAGGTTTCTGGCCAGTAA